A section of the Triticum dicoccoides isolate Atlit2015 ecotype Zavitan chromosome 7A, WEW_v2.0, whole genome shotgun sequence genome encodes:
- the LOC119328967 gene encoding uncharacterized protein LOC119328967, with the protein MGMVRAAWFLLLLALLAAADARRQKGGETACDKGWECSGSRFCCNETITDYFKAYQFEELFAKRNNSLAHAAGFWDYKAFITAAALYEPRGFGTTGGREMSMKEVSAFLGHVGAKTSCGYSLADGGSLAWGLCYNHEMSPSQSYCDDSNELYRCAEGVEYYGRGALPVYWNYNYGIVGKGIKQDLLNHPELLEQNATLAFEAAIWRWMTPMKRKQPSAHDAFVGNWKPTKKDTLSKRYPGFGATMNILYGDAICGKGSIDNMNGIISHYQHYLDLMGVGAQHSGDNLDCADQVHMGACMKKKDITANIKHSQHLKIYCEFTEITSVGVQRHILTALQMDGYLPLKRLIQVPSWGPSAGNHTDLDNQGTSNHYRHSNKASRKKMELTNIPHLASSSSFFFSSCRSRRRTGRAVITALAASSRCSADSACPEPIEQQNIDNLSGPANTQCYRRRDFAAVALLPFLLPHVDMASAADSYDGSIIQNGVRNVLSKVKAAGVLRLVFHDAGTFDISDKSGGMNGSIIYEADRPENAGLSKSLKILRKAKEGIDQVQQVSWADLIAVAGAEAVALCGGPEIPIRLGRLDSSTADPTGKLPEETLDVVALKTSFRKKGFSTQEMVVLSGAHTIGGKGFGNPNAFDNAYFKALLEKPRPTSSGMPIGLPTDWALTEDDECLRWINIYAEDQDKFFADFRDAYTKLVNSGASWRAA; encoded by the exons ATGGGGATGGTGCGGGCGGCGTGGTTTCTGCTCCTGTTGGCGTTGCTCGCGGCGGCGGACGCAAGGAGGCAGAAGGGCGGCGAGACGGCCTGCGACAAGGGGTGGGAGTGCAGCGGCAGCAGGTTCTGCTGCAACGAGACCATCACCGACTACTTCAAGGCCTACCAGTTCGAGGAGCTCTTCGCCAAGCGCAACAACTCCCTCGCCCACGCCGCCGGCTTCTGGGACTACAAGGCCTTCATCACCGCCGCGGCCCTCTACGAGCCTCGTGGGTTCGGCACCACCGGCGGCAGGGAGATGAGCATGAAGGAGGTCTCCGCCTTCCTCGGCCACGTCGGCGCCAAGACCTCGT GTGGATATAGTCTAGCTGACGGTGGTTCATTGGCTTGGGGTCTTTGCTACAACCATGAAATGAGCCCAAGCCAGAGCTACTGTGACGACAGCAACGAATTATACCGTTGTGCTGAAGGAGTTGAGTACTATGGTCGAGGCGCCCTTCCTGTTTACTG GAACTACAACTATGGTATCGTGGGTAAGGGTATCAAGCAGGATCTGTTGAACCACCCAGAGTTATTGGAACAAAATGCCACTCTAGCATTTGAAGCAGCGATCTGGAGGTGGATGACTCCAATGAAGAGGAAGCAGCCATCAGCCCATGATGCCTTTGTTGGCAACTGGAAACCAACCAAGAAAGACACTTTGTCCAAGAGGTATCCTGGCTTCGGTGCGACAATGAACATTTTGTATGGTGATGCCATCTGTGGTAAAGGGTCCATTGATAATATGAATGGCATTATATCCCACTATCAACATTATCTTGATTTGATGGGAGTTGGTGCTCAGCACTCTGGAGATAACTTGGATTGTGCCGACCAAGT ACATATGGGAGCAtgcatgaaaaaaaaagatatcacGGCGAACATAAAACACAGTCAACACCTCAAAATCTATTGTGAATTCACAGAGATAACAAGTGTGGGAGTTCAAAGGCATATTCTTACAGCACTACAGATGGATGGATATTTACCACTGAAGCGGCTTATCCAAGTGCCTTCCTGGGGACCGTCTGCTGGGAACCACACAGACCTGGATAACCAG GGCACCAGCAACCATTACCGGCATTCAAACAAGGCAAGCAGGAAGAAGATGGAGCTCACCAACATCCCCCATCTTGCctcctcctccagcttcttcttctccaGCTGCCG GAGTAGAAGAAGAACAGGGAGGGCTGTGATAACAGCGCTTGCTGCTAGTAGTAGGTGCAGTGCTGATTCTGCATGCCCAGAGCCCATTGAACAGCAAAATATAGACAACCTTTCAG GTCCTGCAAATACCCAATGTTATAGAAGGCGAGATTTTGCTGCTGTTGCTCTGCTCCCTTTTCTACTTCCTCATGTTGATATGGCGAGTGC AGCTGACTCATATGATGGATCAATTATTCAAAACGGTGTGAGGAATGTCTTATCCAAGGTGAAAGCAGCTGGCGTGCTTCGTTTGGTTTTCCATGATGCAGGGACTTTTGACATTAGTGACAAATCAG GTGGCATGAATGGCTCCATAATCTATGAAGCTGACAGACCTGAAAATGCAGGACTTAGTAAATCCTTAAAG ATACTACGAAAAGCAAAAGAAGGGATCGACCAGGTTCAGCAAG TGTCATGGGCGGACTTGATcgcagtggctggtgctgaagcAGTTGCACTCTGTGGAGGGCCTGAAATTCCCATAAGATTAGGCCGTTTAGATTCCAG TACTGCTGATCCGACCGGTAAACTTCCTGAAGAAACATTGGATGTTGTGGCCTTGAAAACATCATTTCGCAAAAAGGGCTTTTC GACACAGGAGATGGTCGTTTTATCTGGAGCTCACACAATTGGGGGTAAAGGATTCGGGAATCCAAATGCTTTTGATAACGCCTATTTCAAAGCACTCCTTGAGAAGCCACGGCCGACTTCAT CTGGCATGCCGATAGGGCTGCCCACGGACTGGGCACTCACTGAAGATGATGAATGCTTAAG GTGGATAAATATCTACGCGGAGGACCAGGATAAATTTTTTGCCGACTTCAGAGATGCATACACCAAGCTTGTAAATAGCGGAGCCTCGTGGAGAGCAGCTTAG
- the LOC119333490 gene encoding uncharacterized protein LOC119333490 produces the protein MRPTAAAAKPSFLLARHQPFPFPESSRAAAATDPCKPPKKSRRAGRSWRAASAGSDERGQSVSTVATTPSGRRARLSARRRESIRLLDVLPGQGGIGEFLRHPAGVESLLNTRALQSFAPVEPESESGPAGAFRCTLHPMGFLGFQVAPVLDLRVTPTGDDCTVEMLSCRFEGSDSIEQQNELFSAVMTNRITWGDNGDQEPCLDIDVNLEVTLEVYTKPFSLLPLSAVEKPGNLLMQGLLDRLVPMLGEQLLRDYHSWVQQQAQSSSS, from the exons ATGAGGCCCACCGCAGCAGCAGCcaagccctccttcctcctcgccagaCACCAACCATTCCCGTTCCCGGAATCATCAAGGGCAGCAGCAGCAACCGATCCATGCAAGCCGCCCAAGAAGTCGAGGCGCGCTGGCCGGTCATGGCGAGCCGCGTCGGCAGGCAGCGATGAGCGCGGCCAGTCCGTGTCGACGGTGGCGACGACGCCGTCGGGGAGGCGGGCCCGGCTGTCGGCGCGGCGGCGGGAGAGCATCAGGCTCCTGGACGTGCTGCCGGGCCAGGGCGGCATCGGCGAGTTCCTGCGGCACCCCGCCGGCGTGGAGTCCCTGCTCAACACCCGGGCGCTGCAGAGCTTCGCGCCGGTGGAGCCGGAGTCGGAGTCGGGCCCGGCCGGCGCTTTCAGGTGCACGCTGCACCCCATGGGCTTCCTCGGCTTCCAGGTCGCCCCGGTCCTGGACCTCCGCGTCACCCCGACCGGCGACGACTGCACCGTCGAGATGCTCTCCTGCAGG TTTGAGGGTTCGGACTCGATCGAGCAGCAGAATGAGCTCTTTTCAG CGGTTATGACGAACCGAATAACATGGGGAGACAATGGTGATCAGGAGCCATGCTTGGACATCGATGTCAATCTGGAGGTCACACTGGAG GTGTACACGAAGCCATTCAGCTTGCTCCCGCTGTCGGCAGTGGAGAAACCAGGCAACCT GCTGATGCAAGGGCTGCTTGACAGGCTTGTCCCGATGCTGGGTGAGCAGCTGCTGAGGGACTACCACTCCTGGGTTCAGCAGCAGGCCCAGTCTTCGTCCTCATGA
- the LOC119333489 gene encoding glycine-rich domain-containing protein 2-like isoform X1: protein MTTRRMPSAAEAPPEGTMPSSSPGPRGQAGYPAAFFSVDLAAAARRLLAFLRSASARGNVGSLSVRRYEEMWLPLAADAAGGGGEEAAMLLPPPDVHLVWLCHCFHHESYVAYCASRFGRLIDRPSILDAENEEHVADCCRDIWAARYPLEPFDLDNNEFDGNNSNGIENDSANSEIFMMVQTYAGLADHFASPFVSEGVYHVAARRRYTCFLDLIRKGVCTTREDTRLVPSLDILLMWLAHQSFPASYATDMTLVSIKDKVMKMVVSYGEVASEETVERTRILWEEAYDEPYDLSGSEVDAAAVGTAREAFHWQAAVSEEDTNRLYKGLQPRFLMEVCVFLKGEFDSEHISKEFLRLRAQRCYRSLKLDKSVSNLSCKNWQKMWHMYCEFATRGLTIDVRRSMGGCFRNSKILKNISFSWNDMLHEKSLMLTEELDARIRVMASITPPIQAPYLLKCVPDRVTDDGGAMVSDVILRMRSYRPQEGRWLTRTVLDYGGKECFVVRMRIGRGIWRRGPETPMAVKWEDRIIEVREGSWSYIASATSVGYAPEKVVGTATPTKYQQENKVVWRFSTGDVLTVWLGDDLNFQLQNETSEEEQARLLVGRRLSYSVKKDGTSNNHNEEEQYITLVRTSPDYPDGRATALLNWKLLAMEFLPKEDAVFVLLLCMAITRTMTEIRREDVAGLLVRRRIREPQVGQRDWGSVMLPHSPSLDPHLQPWYRNAARVLSSAETVLPNRAMPIGNSPTDGKDELYRQALIP, encoded by the exons ATGACAACAAGGCGAATGCCCTCCGCAGCAGAGGCGCCGCCGGAGGGCACCATGCCCTCCTCGTCCCCTGGTCCCCGCGGGCAGGCGGGCTATCCCGCCGCCTTCTTCTCGgtcgacctcgccgccgccgcgcgccgcctcctCGCGTTCCTTCGCTCCGCGTCCGCCCGAGGAAACGTGGGGTCGCTGTCCGTGCGGAGGTACGAGGAGATGTGGCTGCCGCTCGCCGCCGATGCGGCGggtggaggaggagaggaggcggcgatGCTGCTGCCCCCGCCCGACGTGCACCTCGTCTGGCTCTGCCACTGCTTCCACCAT GAGAGCTATGTCGCATACTGTGCATCAAGGTTTGGACGCCTCATCGAtcgaccatcaatacttgatgctgagAATGAGGAGCATGTCGCTGACTGTTGTCGGGACATCTGGGCCGCGCGCTACCCATTGGAGCCGTTTGACCTTGACAACAATGAATTTGATGGAAATAATTCAAATGGCATTGAGAACGACAGTGCTAATAGCGAAATTTTCATGATGGTTCAAACATACGCTGGCCTAGCAGACCACTTTGCCTCACCCTTTGTCTCAGAAGGTGTCTACCATGTCGCTGCGAGACGGCGTTACACGTGTTTCCTTGACCTCATCAGAAAGGGTGTGTGCACAACCAGAGAAGACACTCGGCTCGTGCCTAGCCTGGACATATTACTGATGTGGCTTGCTCATCAG AGTTTTCCGGCGAGCTATGCAACAGACATGACACTGGTTTCTATCAAGGACAAGGTTATGAAAATGGTGGTcagttatggggaggtggccagtgAGGAGACGGTGGAGAGGACAAGGATCTTGTGGGAGGAGGCATATGATGAGCCATACGATCTGTCTGGTTCAGAGGTTGATGCGGCAGCAGTTGGCACAGCAAGGGAGGCGTTCCATTGGCAGGCTGCAGTATCAGAAGAGGACACCAACCGGCTGTACAAGGGGTTGCAACCTAGATTTCTTATGGAG GTATGTGTGTTCCTGAAAGGAGAATTTGACAGTGAGCACATTAGCAAGGAATTTCTGCGTTTGCGAGCACAGAGGTGTTACAGATCATTAAAGCTCGACAAGTCAGTCTCCAATTTATCCTGCAAAAACTGGCAGAAAATGTGGCATATGTATTGTGAATTTGCAACCCGAGGTCTCACCATTGACGTAAGGCGCAGCATGGGTGGGTGCTTCAGGAACAGCAAGATCCTCAAGAATATATCATTCTCATGGAACGATATGCTGCATGAGAAATCACTTATGCTTACAGAGGAGCTCGATGCCAGGATTAGGGTGATGGCATCGATTACCCCTCCAATTCAGGCACCGTACTTATTGAAGTGCGTACCTGACAGAGTCACTGATGATGGTGGAGCAATGGTTTCTGATGTCATATTGCGCATGAGAAGTTACCGTCCGCAGGAAGGACGGTGGCTGACCCGTACAGTACTTGATTATGGTGGGAAAGAATGTTTCGTTGTTAGGATGAG AATAGGCAGAGGGATTTGGCGGAGAGGACCTGAAACTCCCATGGCAGTGAAATGGGAAGATAGGATCATTGAGGTCCGAGAAGGCTCATGGTCCTACATTGCAAGTGCAACTTCCGTTGGTTATGCTCCGG AAAAGGTGGTTGGCACAGCAACGCCAACGAAATATCAACAGGAGAATAAGGTGGTTTGGCGTTTTTCAACTGGAGATGTACTGACAGTGTGGTTGGGAGATGACCTCAACTTTCAGCTACAAAATGAGACTTCAGAAGAAGAG CAGGCAAGGCTGCTTGTAGGGAGGAGATTGAGTTACAGCGTGAAGAAGGACGGCACATCAAATAACCACAATGAGGAAGAGCAGTACATCACCCTAGTCCGTACATCACCAGACTATCCTGATGGCAGAGCAACCGCACTGCTAAACTGGAAACTACTCGCAATGGAGTTCTTACCCAAAGAGGATGCAGTCTTTGTGCTCCTCTTATGCATGGCAATCACACGGACAATGACGGAGATCAGAAGGGAAGATGTGGCCGGGCTTCTGGTGCGACGAAGAATACGTGAGCCGCAGGTAGGGCAGAGAGACTGGGGCTCCGTGATGCTGCCACACTCGCCTTCCCTTGACCCTCATTTGCAGCCGTGGTACCGGAATGCAGCGCGTGTTTTGAGCTCTGCAGAGACGGTGCTGCCTAACAGAGCGATGCCCATTGGGAACTCGCCTACCGATGGCAAGGATGAGCTGTACAGGCAAGCTCTTATACCTTGA
- the LOC119333489 gene encoding glycine-rich domain-containing protein 2-like isoform X2, giving the protein MTTRRMPSAAEAPPEGTMPSSSPGPRGQAGYPAAFFSVDLAAAARRLLAFLRSASARGNVGSLSVRRYEEMWLPLAADAAGGGGEEAAMLLPPPDVHLVWLCHCFHHESYVAYCASRFGRLIDRPSILDAENEEHVADCCRDIWAARYPLEPFDLDNNEFDGNNSNGIENDSANSEIFMMVQTYAGLADHFASPFVSEGVYHVAARRRYTCFLDLIRKGVCTTREDTRLVPSLDILLMWLAHQSFPASYATDMTLVSIKDKVMKMVVSYGEVASEETVERTRILWEEAYDEPYDLSGSEVDAAAVGTAREAFHWQAAVSEEDTNRLYKGLQPRFLMEVCVFLKGEFDSEHISKEFLRLRAQRCYRSLKLDKSVSNLSCKNWQKMWHMYCEFATRGLTIDVRRSMGGCFRNSKILKNISFSWNDMLHEKSLMLTEELDARIRVMASITPPIQAPYLLKCVPDRVTDDGGAMVSDVILRMRSYRPQEGRWLTRTVLDYGGKECFVVRMRIGRGIWRRGPETPMAVKWEDRIIEVREGSWSYIASATSVGYAPEKVVGTATPTKYQQENKVVWRFSTGDVLTVWLGDDLNFQLQNETSEEEARLLVGRRLSYSVKKDGTSNNHNEEEQYITLVRTSPDYPDGRATALLNWKLLAMEFLPKEDAVFVLLLCMAITRTMTEIRREDVAGLLVRRRIREPQVGQRDWGSVMLPHSPSLDPHLQPWYRNAARVLSSAETVLPNRAMPIGNSPTDGKDELYRQALIP; this is encoded by the exons ATGACAACAAGGCGAATGCCCTCCGCAGCAGAGGCGCCGCCGGAGGGCACCATGCCCTCCTCGTCCCCTGGTCCCCGCGGGCAGGCGGGCTATCCCGCCGCCTTCTTCTCGgtcgacctcgccgccgccgcgcgccgcctcctCGCGTTCCTTCGCTCCGCGTCCGCCCGAGGAAACGTGGGGTCGCTGTCCGTGCGGAGGTACGAGGAGATGTGGCTGCCGCTCGCCGCCGATGCGGCGggtggaggaggagaggaggcggcgatGCTGCTGCCCCCGCCCGACGTGCACCTCGTCTGGCTCTGCCACTGCTTCCACCAT GAGAGCTATGTCGCATACTGTGCATCAAGGTTTGGACGCCTCATCGAtcgaccatcaatacttgatgctgagAATGAGGAGCATGTCGCTGACTGTTGTCGGGACATCTGGGCCGCGCGCTACCCATTGGAGCCGTTTGACCTTGACAACAATGAATTTGATGGAAATAATTCAAATGGCATTGAGAACGACAGTGCTAATAGCGAAATTTTCATGATGGTTCAAACATACGCTGGCCTAGCAGACCACTTTGCCTCACCCTTTGTCTCAGAAGGTGTCTACCATGTCGCTGCGAGACGGCGTTACACGTGTTTCCTTGACCTCATCAGAAAGGGTGTGTGCACAACCAGAGAAGACACTCGGCTCGTGCCTAGCCTGGACATATTACTGATGTGGCTTGCTCATCAG AGTTTTCCGGCGAGCTATGCAACAGACATGACACTGGTTTCTATCAAGGACAAGGTTATGAAAATGGTGGTcagttatggggaggtggccagtgAGGAGACGGTGGAGAGGACAAGGATCTTGTGGGAGGAGGCATATGATGAGCCATACGATCTGTCTGGTTCAGAGGTTGATGCGGCAGCAGTTGGCACAGCAAGGGAGGCGTTCCATTGGCAGGCTGCAGTATCAGAAGAGGACACCAACCGGCTGTACAAGGGGTTGCAACCTAGATTTCTTATGGAG GTATGTGTGTTCCTGAAAGGAGAATTTGACAGTGAGCACATTAGCAAGGAATTTCTGCGTTTGCGAGCACAGAGGTGTTACAGATCATTAAAGCTCGACAAGTCAGTCTCCAATTTATCCTGCAAAAACTGGCAGAAAATGTGGCATATGTATTGTGAATTTGCAACCCGAGGTCTCACCATTGACGTAAGGCGCAGCATGGGTGGGTGCTTCAGGAACAGCAAGATCCTCAAGAATATATCATTCTCATGGAACGATATGCTGCATGAGAAATCACTTATGCTTACAGAGGAGCTCGATGCCAGGATTAGGGTGATGGCATCGATTACCCCTCCAATTCAGGCACCGTACTTATTGAAGTGCGTACCTGACAGAGTCACTGATGATGGTGGAGCAATGGTTTCTGATGTCATATTGCGCATGAGAAGTTACCGTCCGCAGGAAGGACGGTGGCTGACCCGTACAGTACTTGATTATGGTGGGAAAGAATGTTTCGTTGTTAGGATGAG AATAGGCAGAGGGATTTGGCGGAGAGGACCTGAAACTCCCATGGCAGTGAAATGGGAAGATAGGATCATTGAGGTCCGAGAAGGCTCATGGTCCTACATTGCAAGTGCAACTTCCGTTGGTTATGCTCCGG AAAAGGTGGTTGGCACAGCAACGCCAACGAAATATCAACAGGAGAATAAGGTGGTTTGGCGTTTTTCAACTGGAGATGTACTGACAGTGTGGTTGGGAGATGACCTCAACTTTCAGCTACAAAATGAGACTTCAGAAGAAGAG GCAAGGCTGCTTGTAGGGAGGAGATTGAGTTACAGCGTGAAGAAGGACGGCACATCAAATAACCACAATGAGGAAGAGCAGTACATCACCCTAGTCCGTACATCACCAGACTATCCTGATGGCAGAGCAACCGCACTGCTAAACTGGAAACTACTCGCAATGGAGTTCTTACCCAAAGAGGATGCAGTCTTTGTGCTCCTCTTATGCATGGCAATCACACGGACAATGACGGAGATCAGAAGGGAAGATGTGGCCGGGCTTCTGGTGCGACGAAGAATACGTGAGCCGCAGGTAGGGCAGAGAGACTGGGGCTCCGTGATGCTGCCACACTCGCCTTCCCTTGACCCTCATTTGCAGCCGTGGTACCGGAATGCAGCGCGTGTTTTGAGCTCTGCAGAGACGGTGCTGCCTAACAGAGCGATGCCCATTGGGAACTCGCCTACCGATGGCAAGGATGAGCTGTACAGGCAAGCTCTTATACCTTGA
- the LOC119333489 gene encoding uncharacterized protein LOC119333489 isoform X3 — protein sequence MRRVEEERRRRCCCPRPTCTSSGSATASTIGFFCSQESYVAYCASRFGRLIDRPSILDAENEEHVADCCRDIWAARYPLEPFDLDNNEFDGNNSNGIENDSANSEIFMMVQTYAGLADHFASPFVSEGVYHVAARRRYTCFLDLIRKGVCTTREDTRLVPSLDILLMWLAHQSFPASYATDMTLVSIKDKVMKMVVSYGEVASEETVERTRILWEEAYDEPYDLSGSEVDAAAVGTAREAFHWQAAVSEEDTNRLYKGLQPRFLMEVCVFLKGEFDSEHISKEFLRLRAQRCYRSLKLDKSVSNLSCKNWQKMWHMYCEFATRGLTIDVRRSMGGCFRNSKILKNISFSWNDMLHEKSLMLTEELDARIRVMASITPPIQAPYLLKCVPDRVTDDGGAMVSDVILRMRSYRPQEGRWLTRTVLDYGGKECFVVRMRIGRGIWRRGPETPMAVKWEDRIIEVREGSWSYIASATSVGYAPEKVVGTATPTKYQQENKVVWRFSTGDVLTVWLGDDLNFQLQNETSEEEQARLLVGRRLSYSVKKDGTSNNHNEEEQYITLVRTSPDYPDGRATALLNWKLLAMEFLPKEDAVFVLLLCMAITRTMTEIRREDVAGLLVRRRIREPQVGQRDWGSVMLPHSPSLDPHLQPWYRNAARVLSSAETVLPNRAMPIGNSPTDGKDELYRQALIP from the exons ATGCGGCGggtggaggaggagaggaggcggcgatGCTGCTGCCCCCGCCCGACGTGCACCTCGTCTGGCTCTGCCACTGCTTCCACCAT TGGATTCTTCTGTTCCCAGGAGAGCTATGTCGCATACTGTGCATCAAGGTTTGGACGCCTCATCGAtcgaccatcaatacttgatgctgagAATGAGGAGCATGTCGCTGACTGTTGTCGGGACATCTGGGCCGCGCGCTACCCATTGGAGCCGTTTGACCTTGACAACAATGAATTTGATGGAAATAATTCAAATGGCATTGAGAACGACAGTGCTAATAGCGAAATTTTCATGATGGTTCAAACATACGCTGGCCTAGCAGACCACTTTGCCTCACCCTTTGTCTCAGAAGGTGTCTACCATGTCGCTGCGAGACGGCGTTACACGTGTTTCCTTGACCTCATCAGAAAGGGTGTGTGCACAACCAGAGAAGACACTCGGCTCGTGCCTAGCCTGGACATATTACTGATGTGGCTTGCTCATCAG AGTTTTCCGGCGAGCTATGCAACAGACATGACACTGGTTTCTATCAAGGACAAGGTTATGAAAATGGTGGTcagttatggggaggtggccagtgAGGAGACGGTGGAGAGGACAAGGATCTTGTGGGAGGAGGCATATGATGAGCCATACGATCTGTCTGGTTCAGAGGTTGATGCGGCAGCAGTTGGCACAGCAAGGGAGGCGTTCCATTGGCAGGCTGCAGTATCAGAAGAGGACACCAACCGGCTGTACAAGGGGTTGCAACCTAGATTTCTTATGGAG GTATGTGTGTTCCTGAAAGGAGAATTTGACAGTGAGCACATTAGCAAGGAATTTCTGCGTTTGCGAGCACAGAGGTGTTACAGATCATTAAAGCTCGACAAGTCAGTCTCCAATTTATCCTGCAAAAACTGGCAGAAAATGTGGCATATGTATTGTGAATTTGCAACCCGAGGTCTCACCATTGACGTAAGGCGCAGCATGGGTGGGTGCTTCAGGAACAGCAAGATCCTCAAGAATATATCATTCTCATGGAACGATATGCTGCATGAGAAATCACTTATGCTTACAGAGGAGCTCGATGCCAGGATTAGGGTGATGGCATCGATTACCCCTCCAATTCAGGCACCGTACTTATTGAAGTGCGTACCTGACAGAGTCACTGATGATGGTGGAGCAATGGTTTCTGATGTCATATTGCGCATGAGAAGTTACCGTCCGCAGGAAGGACGGTGGCTGACCCGTACAGTACTTGATTATGGTGGGAAAGAATGTTTCGTTGTTAGGATGAG AATAGGCAGAGGGATTTGGCGGAGAGGACCTGAAACTCCCATGGCAGTGAAATGGGAAGATAGGATCATTGAGGTCCGAGAAGGCTCATGGTCCTACATTGCAAGTGCAACTTCCGTTGGTTATGCTCCGG AAAAGGTGGTTGGCACAGCAACGCCAACGAAATATCAACAGGAGAATAAGGTGGTTTGGCGTTTTTCAACTGGAGATGTACTGACAGTGTGGTTGGGAGATGACCTCAACTTTCAGCTACAAAATGAGACTTCAGAAGAAGAG CAGGCAAGGCTGCTTGTAGGGAGGAGATTGAGTTACAGCGTGAAGAAGGACGGCACATCAAATAACCACAATGAGGAAGAGCAGTACATCACCCTAGTCCGTACATCACCAGACTATCCTGATGGCAGAGCAACCGCACTGCTAAACTGGAAACTACTCGCAATGGAGTTCTTACCCAAAGAGGATGCAGTCTTTGTGCTCCTCTTATGCATGGCAATCACACGGACAATGACGGAGATCAGAAGGGAAGATGTGGCCGGGCTTCTGGTGCGACGAAGAATACGTGAGCCGCAGGTAGGGCAGAGAGACTGGGGCTCCGTGATGCTGCCACACTCGCCTTCCCTTGACCCTCATTTGCAGCCGTGGTACCGGAATGCAGCGCGTGTTTTGAGCTCTGCAGAGACGGTGCTGCCTAACAGAGCGATGCCCATTGGGAACTCGCCTACCGATGGCAAGGATGAGCTGTACAGGCAAGCTCTTATACCTTGA